One Streptomyces sp. NBC_00554 DNA segment encodes these proteins:
- a CDS encoding mandelate racemase/muconate lactonizing enzyme family protein: MRITGISTHVVGTPWRNLTYVQVHTDEGVTGVGETRMLGHTDALIGYLREAQANHILGSDPFAVEDLVRRMKYGDYGRAGEIVMSGIAVIEMACWDIKGKALGVPVWQLLGGKVTDKVKAYANGWYTTERTPEAYHKAAQEVVARGYKALKIDPFGTGHFELDHEQSLYAVSLIEAVRDAIGPEAELMLEMHGRFSPSTAIRLAHELAPFKPAWLEEPVPPENLKALEKVAAKVDIPVATGERIHDRIEFRELFESQAVDIIQPDVGHIGGIWETRKLAATAEAHYVLVAPHNVGGPVLTAASLQVGFTSPNFKILEHFNDFADADIKKVVKGAPQVVDGYFELSHEPGLGVELDVDAAAEFPQQQARFDLWADGWEQRKPKGAQ; encoded by the coding sequence GTGCGCATCACGGGAATCAGCACACACGTGGTCGGGACACCCTGGCGGAACCTGACCTACGTCCAGGTGCACACCGACGAAGGTGTCACCGGAGTCGGCGAGACCCGCATGCTGGGCCACACCGACGCGCTGATCGGGTATCTGCGGGAGGCGCAGGCCAACCACATTCTCGGTTCCGACCCGTTCGCTGTCGAGGACCTCGTCCGCCGGATGAAGTACGGCGACTACGGGCGGGCCGGCGAGATCGTGATGTCGGGTATCGCCGTCATCGAGATGGCCTGCTGGGACATCAAGGGCAAGGCGCTCGGCGTTCCCGTCTGGCAGCTGCTCGGCGGCAAGGTCACCGACAAGGTCAAGGCGTACGCCAACGGCTGGTACACCACCGAGCGGACCCCGGAGGCCTACCACAAGGCCGCGCAGGAGGTCGTCGCACGCGGGTACAAGGCCCTCAAGATCGACCCCTTCGGAACCGGGCACTTCGAGCTCGACCACGAGCAGAGCCTGTACGCCGTCTCCCTCATCGAGGCCGTGCGCGACGCGATCGGGCCCGAGGCCGAGCTGATGCTGGAGATGCACGGCCGGTTCTCCCCCTCCACCGCCATCCGCCTCGCCCACGAGCTCGCGCCCTTCAAGCCCGCCTGGCTCGAGGAGCCGGTCCCGCCTGAGAACCTCAAGGCCCTGGAGAAGGTCGCGGCCAAGGTGGACATCCCGGTCGCCACCGGTGAGCGCATCCACGACCGCATCGAGTTCCGCGAGCTCTTCGAGAGCCAGGCCGTCGACATCATCCAGCCCGACGTGGGTCATATCGGTGGCATCTGGGAGACGCGGAAGCTGGCCGCCACCGCCGAGGCCCACTACGTCCTCGTCGCGCCGCACAACGTCGGCGGCCCGGTCCTGACCGCCGCCTCCCTCCAGGTCGGCTTCACCTCCCCGAACTTCAAGATCCTCGAGCACTTCAACGACTTCGCGGACGCGGACATCAAGAAGGTCGTGAAGGGCGCCCCGCAGGTCGTCGACGGCTACTTCGAGCTGTCCCACGAGCCCGGTCTCGGTGTCGAGCTGGACGTCGACGCGGCGGCCGAGTTCCCGCAGCAGCAGGCCAGGTTCGACCTGTGGGCGGACGGCTGGGAGCAGCGCAAGCCGAAGGGTGCGCAGTGA
- a CDS encoding zinc-binding dehydrogenase translates to MSTAVVIEAPGEHRLTGHEPRQPEAGEALVRVHAVGICGSDREVYQGNRPEGYVRYPLTPGHEWSGTVEAVGAGVPATLVGRKVVGEGFRNCQVCDRCHAGETTLCTAGYEETGFTQPGAMAATLTLPARLLHVLPEDADLTAAALLEPAACIAAAALKANALPGERVAVVGTGTLGMFAVQFLKAGSPAELLVVGTRPDRAELSRTFGATDFRTRDQELPDDFDVVVETAGSASAARTAASLLRRGGRLVLTGIPAPGAEGLDPTDLVVRQLEVHTVFGAPPDAWAHTVRVFGAGLLNPLPLVTHELPLAEFPQAIELVGSGDPKVGKVLLRP, encoded by the coding sequence GTGAGTACGGCGGTCGTCATCGAGGCGCCGGGCGAGCACCGGCTGACCGGTCACGAGCCCAGGCAGCCGGAGGCCGGCGAGGCCCTCGTGCGCGTGCACGCGGTAGGTATCTGCGGCAGCGACCGCGAGGTCTATCAGGGCAACAGGCCCGAGGGGTACGTCCGTTACCCCCTCACTCCCGGCCACGAATGGTCCGGGACGGTGGAGGCTGTCGGGGCCGGGGTGCCCGCGACTCTCGTGGGGCGGAAGGTCGTCGGCGAGGGTTTCCGCAACTGCCAGGTCTGCGACCGCTGCCACGCGGGCGAGACCACGCTGTGCACCGCGGGGTACGAGGAGACCGGCTTCACCCAGCCGGGCGCGATGGCCGCCACTCTCACCCTCCCCGCCCGTCTTCTCCATGTCCTGCCCGAGGACGCCGACCTGACGGCGGCGGCCCTCCTCGAGCCGGCCGCCTGCATCGCGGCCGCCGCGCTCAAGGCGAACGCCCTTCCCGGCGAGCGGGTCGCGGTCGTGGGCACGGGGACGCTCGGGATGTTCGCCGTGCAGTTCCTCAAGGCGGGCTCGCCGGCCGAGCTGCTGGTCGTCGGCACCCGCCCCGACCGCGCGGAGCTGTCCAGGACGTTCGGCGCCACCGACTTCCGTACCAGGGACCAGGAACTGCCCGACGATTTCGACGTGGTCGTCGAGACCGCCGGGTCCGCGTCCGCCGCGCGCACCGCCGCCTCCCTGCTCAGGCGCGGCGGACGCCTGGTCCTCACGGGTATCCCGGCGCCGGGTGCGGAGGGTCTCGACCCCACCGATCTCGTCGTACGGCAGCTGGAGGTGCACACCGTGTTCGGGGCGCCGCCGGATGCCTGGGCGCACACGGTGCGGGTGTTCGGCGCCGGACTGCTGAACCCGTTGCCGCTGGTCACGCACGAGCTGCCGCTCGCCGAGTTCCCACAGGCCATCGAGCTGGTGGGGTCCGGCGATCCCAAGGTCGGAAAGGTCCTTCTGCGTCCATGA
- the chvE gene encoding multiple monosaccharide ABC transporter substrate-binding protein, which translates to MRNRRAALAAIAGAASLALTLTACGQDSEGGSDATADSAKGGTIGIAMPTKSSERWIADGNNVVKDLESKGYKTQLVYGEDDPDQQVSQIENLITQGVKALIIAAIDNKSMNNVLQQAADAKIPVISYDRLILGTKNVDYYASFDNEKVGELQGNYILEKLGLADGSKKGPFNIELFAGSNDDNNTKYFFQGAMNVLQPYIDKKQLVVQSGQTNLTQVTTLRWDGGTAQKRMDDILTAAYKTERVDAVLSPYDGISIGILSSLKSDDYGSASKPLPIVTGQDAEVASVKSIIADEQSMTVYKDTRELAKVASNMVDAALTGKTPETNDTKTYDNGSKVVPAYLLVPVSVDKANYQKVVVDSGYIKESDLK; encoded by the coding sequence ATGCGAAACCGCAGAGCAGCACTCGCCGCCATAGCCGGAGCCGCCTCCCTCGCGCTCACCCTCACCGCCTGCGGTCAGGACAGCGAGGGTGGCAGTGACGCGACCGCGGACAGTGCCAAGGGCGGCACCATCGGCATCGCGATGCCGACCAAGTCCTCCGAGCGCTGGATCGCGGACGGCAACAACGTGGTCAAGGACCTGGAGTCCAAGGGCTACAAGACCCAGTTGGTCTACGGCGAGGACGACCCGGACCAGCAGGTCTCCCAGATCGAGAACCTGATCACGCAGGGCGTGAAGGCCCTGATCATCGCGGCCATCGACAACAAGTCGATGAACAACGTGCTCCAGCAGGCCGCCGACGCGAAGATCCCCGTGATCTCGTACGACCGCCTGATCCTCGGCACGAAGAACGTCGACTACTACGCGTCGTTCGACAACGAGAAGGTCGGCGAGCTCCAGGGCAACTACATCCTGGAGAAGCTGGGCCTCGCGGACGGCAGCAAGAAGGGGCCGTTCAACATCGAGCTGTTCGCGGGCTCGAACGACGACAACAACACGAAGTACTTCTTCCAGGGCGCGATGAACGTCCTGCAGCCGTACATCGACAAGAAGCAGCTCGTCGTCCAGTCGGGCCAGACCAACCTGACGCAGGTCACCACGCTGCGCTGGGACGGCGGCACCGCGCAGAAGCGCATGGACGACATCCTGACCGCGGCCTACAAGACCGAGCGGGTCGACGCGGTGCTCTCGCCGTACGACGGCATCTCCATCGGCATCCTCTCCTCGCTGAAGTCGGACGACTACGGCTCCGCGAGCAAGCCGCTGCCGATCGTCACCGGCCAGGACGCCGAGGTCGCCTCGGTGAAGTCGATCATCGCGGACGAGCAGTCGATGACCGTCTACAAGGACACCCGTGAACTCGCCAAGGTGGCCTCGAACATGGTCGACGCGGCACTCACCGGCAAGACGCCGGAGACCAACGACACCAAGACCTACGACAACGGCTCGAAGGTCGTCCCCGCGTACCTGCTGGTGCCGGTGAGCGTGGACAAGGCGAACTACCAGAAGGTCGTCGTCGACTCGGGCTACATCAAGGAAAGCGACCTCAAGTAA
- the mmsA gene encoding multiple monosaccharide ABC transporter ATP-binding protein, with protein MAGPVLEMRSIVKTFPGVKALSDVTLTVRQGEVHAICGENGAGKSTLMKVLSGVHPHGSYEGDILFEGEACEFKDIRASEHHGIVIIHQELALVPYMSIAENIFLGNEQASGGVISWNETLKHATRLMRRVGLEDHPQTRVADIGVGKQQLVEIAKALSKEVKLLVLDEPTAALNDEDSGKLIDLILELKEQGITSIIISHKLNEIRKVADSVTILRDGRTIETLDVKAAETTEERIINGMIGRDLDHRFPERTPHDAVAGAAPALEIRNWTVHHPIDQQRKVVDDVSINVRRGEIVGIAGLMGAGRTELAMSVFGRTYGRYAGGTVLKDGEEIRTKTVSQAVKHGIAYVTEDRKHYGLNLDDTVGRNISLSALNKVSKRGVVDGHEERKVAESFRKSMNIKAPNVFERVGRLSGGNQQKVVLSKWIFTGPDVLIMDEPTRGIDVGAKFEIYTVIDKLAAEGKAVVFISSELPELLGMCDRIYTMAAGRLTGEFSRAEASQESLMRQMTKDKEVTR; from the coding sequence ATGGCGGGACCCGTCCTGGAAATGCGCTCGATCGTCAAGACCTTTCCCGGCGTCAAGGCGCTGTCGGACGTCACACTGACCGTCCGTCAGGGCGAGGTCCATGCCATCTGCGGGGAGAACGGCGCCGGCAAGTCGACCTTGATGAAGGTCCTCTCCGGCGTCCACCCGCACGGGAGTTACGAGGGGGACATCCTCTTCGAGGGTGAGGCCTGCGAGTTCAAGGACATCAGGGCCAGTGAGCACCACGGCATCGTGATCATCCACCAGGAACTGGCCCTGGTGCCGTACATGTCCATCGCGGAGAACATCTTCCTCGGCAACGAGCAGGCCAGCGGTGGCGTCATCAGCTGGAACGAGACGCTGAAGCACGCGACCCGGCTGATGCGCCGGGTCGGTCTCGAGGACCACCCGCAGACCCGGGTGGCCGACATCGGCGTCGGCAAGCAGCAACTCGTGGAGATCGCGAAGGCGTTGTCGAAGGAGGTGAAGCTGCTCGTCCTGGACGAGCCGACGGCCGCGCTGAACGACGAGGACAGCGGCAAACTCATCGACCTGATCCTGGAGTTGAAGGAACAGGGCATCACCTCCATCATCATCTCGCACAAGCTCAACGAGATCCGCAAGGTCGCCGACTCGGTGACGATCCTCCGGGACGGCCGGACCATCGAGACCCTCGATGTGAAGGCCGCGGAGACCACCGAGGAGCGGATCATCAACGGGATGATCGGCCGGGACCTCGACCACCGCTTCCCCGAGCGCACCCCGCACGACGCGGTGGCGGGCGCGGCACCGGCCCTGGAGATCCGCAACTGGACCGTCCACCACCCGATCGACCAGCAGCGCAAGGTTGTTGACGATGTGTCGATAAATGTGCGGCGCGGGGAGATCGTCGGTATCGCGGGCCTCATGGGCGCCGGCCGCACCGAACTCGCGATGAGCGTCTTCGGGCGGACGTACGGCCGGTACGCGGGCGGCACGGTCCTCAAGGACGGCGAGGAGATCCGTACGAAGACCGTCTCCCAGGCGGTCAAGCACGGCATCGCGTACGTCACAGAGGACCGCAAGCACTACGGGCTCAACCTCGACGACACCGTCGGCCGCAACATCTCGCTCAGCGCGCTGAACAAGGTGTCCAAGCGGGGCGTCGTCGACGGCCACGAGGAACGCAAGGTCGCCGAGAGCTTCCGCAAGTCCATGAACATCAAGGCGCCCAACGTCTTCGAGCGGGTGGGCAGGCTGTCCGGCGGCAACCAGCAGAAGGTCGTCCTCAGCAAGTGGATCTTCACGGGTCCGGACGTGCTGATCATGGACGAACCGACGCGCGGCATCGACGTGGGCGCCAAGTTCGAGATCTACACGGTCATCGACAAGCTGGCCGCCGAGGGCAAGGCGGTCGTTTTCATCTCCTCCGAGCTGCCGGAACTGCTCGGCATGTGCGACCGCATCTACACCATGGCCGCAGGGCGGCTGACAGGTGAGTTCTCGCGGGCGGAGGCCTCGCAGGAATCCCTGATGCGTCAGATGACGAAGGACAAAGAGGTAACGCGATGA
- a CDS encoding MarR family winged helix-turn-helix transcriptional regulator yields the protein MATQKTPRIDPLTLEVVDLIGTVVARYHEEYEDAAAEHALTGAQARLLSLLSLEPLPMRRLAQKLKCEPSNVTGIVDRLEARGLVERRPDPTDRRVKLAACTEEGRLVARGLRESLRFAREPLAGLSREERVSLRGLLQRMLAA from the coding sequence ATGGCCACGCAGAAGACACCCCGAATCGACCCCCTGACGCTTGAGGTGGTCGACCTCATCGGCACGGTGGTGGCGCGGTACCACGAGGAGTACGAGGACGCTGCCGCCGAGCATGCGCTCACGGGGGCGCAGGCGCGACTGCTGAGCCTGCTGTCGCTTGAGCCGCTGCCGATGCGGCGGCTCGCGCAGAAGCTGAAGTGCGAGCCGTCGAATGTCACCGGGATCGTGGATCGGCTGGAGGCGCGGGGGCTGGTGGAGCGGCGGCCGGATCCGACCGATCGTCGGGTCAAGCTGGCGGCCTGCACGGAGGAGGGGCGGCTGGTTGCCCGGGGGCTGCGGGAGTCGCTGCGGTTTGCTCGGGAGCCGTTGGCGGGGCTGTCGCGGGAGGAGCGGGTTTCCTTGCGGGGGTTGTTGCAGCGGATGCTCGCCGCGTAG